The following coding sequences are from one Frigoribacterium sp. Leaf415 window:
- the clpS gene encoding ATP-dependent Clp protease adapter ClpS codes for MSLTLDDTRTGTEADPRLLTSPDTPWVTLVWDDPVNLMTYVTHVFETYFGFGRAEAKRLMMRVHTEGHAVVATGNREEMERHVEAMHDYGLWATLAKQDEA; via the coding sequence GTGAGCCTCACCCTCGACGACACCCGCACGGGAACGGAGGCCGACCCGCGCCTCCTGACCTCGCCCGACACCCCCTGGGTGACGCTCGTCTGGGACGACCCGGTCAACCTGATGACCTACGTCACCCACGTCTTCGAGACCTACTTCGGCTTCGGCCGGGCCGAGGCGAAGCGCCTCATGATGCGCGTGCACACCGAGGGCCATGCGGTCGTTGCCACGGGCAACCGGGAAGAGATGGAGCGCCACGTCGAGGCGATGCACGACTACGGCCTGTGGGCGACCCTCGCGAAGCAGGACGAGGCGTGA
- a CDS encoding DUF2017 domain-containing protein → MTLVPFVRPRGGDEIRVRLDADERGLLTDLVGQLVSLLENGDEGDPALARLLPAAYRDDAEAAAEFRRFTADDLTRRKIENGRAVLAALGEPGTTLDRAAQQSWLRTLNDLRLTLGERLGVTGEGVPVSDDRQLQAMGHVFDWLGYLQEALLRSLPKG, encoded by the coding sequence GTGACGCTCGTGCCGTTCGTCCGCCCGCGGGGCGGCGACGAGATCCGTGTGCGGCTCGACGCCGACGAGCGGGGGCTGCTCACCGACCTGGTCGGTCAGCTGGTGTCTCTGCTCGAGAACGGGGACGAGGGCGATCCGGCCCTGGCGCGCCTCCTGCCGGCGGCGTACCGCGACGACGCCGAGGCGGCGGCCGAGTTCCGCCGGTTCACGGCCGACGACCTCACGCGGCGCAAGATCGAGAACGGCCGAGCCGTGCTGGCCGCGCTCGGCGAACCGGGCACGACGCTCGACCGCGCGGCACAGCAGTCCTGGCTGCGCACCTTGAACGACCTGCGGCTCACCCTCGGCGAGCGCCTCGGGGTCACGGGCGAGGGCGTCCCCGTGAGCGACGACCGACAGCTGCAGGCGATGGGCCACGTCTTCGACTGGCTGGGCTACCTGCAGGAGGCGCTGCTGCGGTCCCTGCCCAAGGGCTGA
- a CDS encoding PspC domain-containing protein has protein sequence MASLTRPRRGKIIAGVCAALANRFGISAFLVRLIFVLSIILPGPQVLVYLVLWVVFPKENR, from the coding sequence ATGGCCTCCCTCACTCGTCCCCGCCGCGGCAAGATCATCGCCGGAGTCTGCGCCGCCCTCGCGAACCGCTTCGGCATCAGCGCCTTCCTGGTGCGCCTGATCTTCGTGCTGTCGATCATCCTGCCCGGGCCGCAGGTGCTCGTGTACCTCGTGCTCTGGGTCGTGTTCCCGAAGGAGAACCGCTAG